From the genome of Ostrinia nubilalis chromosome 1, ilOstNubi1.1, whole genome shotgun sequence:
TCGCTCTCTCcagtatttttgattttgatttttttattttatcccgtCCTTCATAACCGCGTACTTCCAGTCGCGTTTTTGTTATTgcttttaatctttttttttttgttgatttaagTTTTTGAGtttgtttattaaatactttGACAAGTTTCAAGAGTttgctttttcccgcggcttcacccgcgttaaatttcgtttgtcacagatcgtcataaattatagcctatatgttattctgggttataaacaataatactataaagtttcatccaaatccgttcagtagtttttgcgtgaaaagagtaacaaacatcgagatatccaaactttcgcatttataatattagtaggatagtttTTTGTTGTACAGAGTACTTAAGTTAATACTTTACCATTAAATTTATTACAGTACCTAATATCATTCATTATATTTTACGTGCGCGTGAGCAGCAGCTATCCTCCTCCACATTCCGTTCGGCGATAGGTTTACTATTTGACATAATACCCACGCGCGAGACTATCCCCTCTACGTTTCGGCAGGTTTCAGTCAGCGCTAAACCTACGCGCTTATTTTGTGCACCTTGTCAACGATTAGAGctctcataaaaaaaatactcattaaataTCTCTCTGGCGTTAGATATGGCAGCCGAAATAAACGGTAGCAGTAATGCAGCAATCACAGACGAGATCGATGCGTGTGACGACGGAGAGGCGCCCCCGGACGAGGTCGATGCGTGTGACGACGGAGAGGCGCCCGCGGACGAGGCGCGCCCGCAGCTGTCGGCGGCGCAGCGCGCGCGCATCGAGCGCaaccggctgcgcgcgcgcgcccTGCAGGACGCCCGCCTCGTGCGTCGCCCGCCCAagtcacttatttatttattttacattaaaacaaacagcatattttaatgtaataaataatacatgaGGCAGTTTAGACCGAATATGCCTTAGAGACAATTTTTACAAATAGCAGATTAATACaatccaaaacaaaaatataccaTGCGGTAAAATACTAGgatattagaaaaaaatataaatatacctactaaagCCATAAGAAGATATCACAAGTGACTAATAATACGTTATGTTATTTCGTATCCAAAGCGATCCATTTTCTTTTATCTCGATCCTGCTCGATTTCTTTCAGGACTGGAATCGAAGTCGAGGAAAACGTCAAAACCTTGACGGTGGGAGGCACGCGCCTGGTAGATTCGGGCGGCGGGTTCTTGCTGGAGGAGGCCgaggcgccgccgccgccgagagTCGCGCGCGACGCACCGGTCGTCGATCCCTCCGAACGTCCCACGTGCATGGACTGCGAGCGGACCTTCCCGCAGTCCTACCTCTTCGACACCTTCGGCTACGGCGTCTGCGACTCGTGCAGGTGACACATCCGGCGTCCCCCGAAACGTCGGCAAGTTGGACGTCGTTGACACGGTGGTTGTCGGCAGGGACGAGGACGGCGCGCACTCGCTGCTGACGCGCACGGAGGCCAAGAGCGAGTTCCGGCTCAAGGACTGCGACCTGGACCTGCGGCCGCCGCCGCTGCGCTGCGTGCGGCGCCGCAACCCGCACCGCGGCGCGCGCAGCGACATGCGCCTGTACCTGCGCGCGCAGGTGGAGGCGCGCGCGCGCGAGGTGTGGGGCTCGGAGGTACGGCCGGCGCGCGCTGCGGGCTCGCCGCTCGCCGCTCGCCGCGCGGCGCTCATCGCTCACGGGGCGCTTGTCCGCAGGAGGCGCTGGAGCGGGAGCGGGAGCGGCGcacggcggcgcgggcgcgcgcgggccagaaggcggcggcgcggcggctgcgCGCGCTGCGCATGGACACGCGCTCGAGCCTGTTCGACCGCGCGCACGCGGCGCACGCGCACCGCTTCGGGCCCGAGCGGCACGACGCCGCCGCGGACGAGTACGCGCGCACCTGCCTCGACTGCGGCCACGTCGAGACCTACGAGAAGATGTAGCCTTCGCCGCGGACTGCTATAATGCCGAATCAAGCTGCGACTTTGGCTCCGCTTAACCCCACAAAGTGTAGTGATAAAAAATGCTTTTAAGATTAAGTtgcatgtatttattttataatctgTCTGTGTACATATTTCATGTTTTAGTCCTAAAAGAAAgctaaaaataagaacatgaataataaataaataattgaaaagcaAAACTGACTTAAGTATTTACCTAAAGGTcctaaaggctgatttacatgTATTATGTAGTTAGGTAATTCAATTAGCTCagtaagactaggcgcagaccaccgatttttagttggccgatagttgagcccgattttaatttgtatgaaatcaAATCgacgtaatgtgcgcactttccaTCCTTCCtttacatgcccatactgatcaactgcccgactaaactatcggccgatgaaaaatcgatggtctgcgcctagtcttactGAGCTAATTTACctaactacctacataataataatatttgacaggTTGTcttctgtattattatttatgattcAAATGcaccaacatgatgcaataaacatttgACTATGAAATCAGCTTAAGATacattatatattttttccCGTATATAAAAATcgcatcgcactaaataatttaatttacacgtgttttcacaTGCggtggccaagtcaatatatttatataaaacgttaaagataAGACTGAATTGCTTAAGTAgactgaataaattaataaccgacttggtattacatggatctcacaactttttaccgtacaacaactgagttgcgagacttggtttttttgacaagtattgtttttgatgggattgttATGACGGCTATTAGCAGTTCACTGTCCAGGGCCTCGATAACGCTAAAAATTTTATCTTCAACGTGCCCGGACGACGAACGAACATCAGCTGTTTAGACAAATCCGTATCACGGTGTCGTTTAGACAGCTAGTTGaaacgaagcatagacgtaaacgtTATGCTAAATATCTCATGTGACAATGAAAATACTAGGAAGGTACTTCCATTACCCGGTATTACGGTAATGATTACCGTAATACCGAATTTGCACCTAAGCTGAAATGAAAAACGGAGCGAAACTGGAGAAGAAGCGCGtatgtattggagacgttaaaaattagcgtagTCGGGGCACAGGTTCCGAATCGACATCAGcaggcgtagtgtgagtttacgtcaaactcatttgatgtcgactgcgtaaaaagtgaaattaaataaacgggacagtccatcccaaaaaaaaaaaaaataaataaaaaaaatatgacggattgtacagcgcccccatcggaaactttcaagaactaaaactAATAtctttttaacgcgctcgctagttAGTGACGACGTTTAATGTAAAGTCACACTAAGCCCTTCTGAGAGCTTTTAAACACTTTTTTACGCAATCGACATcaaatgcgtttgacgtaaactcacacgaCGAAACAGTTTATTTGATGTGGAGCTTCAGGGAACAGTTTTAtttaagactagcggccgcccgcgacttcgtacgcgtggatctcgttttacccccccccccccccttcatctatcttacgcggttcagatttttcatacaaatgttttttcccgctaactcccgttcccgtgggaattttgcaatatcatgttgtaactaagctttaagtttactaaggtacctgcatgccaaatttcaagcgtctatctgacgcggtttagattttttcatacaaatgttttttcccgcttactcccgttcccgtaggaattttgcaatatcctgttgtaactaagctttcagtttactaaggtatctgcatgtcaaatttcaaaaGTCTattttacgcggtttagattttttcatacaaatgttttttccccgctaactcccgttcccgtgggaattttgcaatatcctgttgtaattaagctttaagtttactaaggtacctgcatgtcaaatttcaagagtctatcttacgcggtttagattttttcatacaaatgttttttcccgctaactcccgttcccgtgggaattttgcaatatcgtgttgtaactaagctttaagtttactaaggtacctgcatgccaaatttcaagcgtctaacttaagcggtttagatttttcatacaaaagaattttcccgctaattcccgttcctgtgggaattcctaagtatcctataacctgcccaggagtatgaagaataattgtaccaagtttcgttaaaatccgtcgagtagtttttgtttctataaggaacatacagacagacagacagacagacaaaaattttactgattgcatttttggcatcagtatcgatcactaatcaccccctgatagttattttgaaaatatatttcatgtacagaattgacctctctacagatttattataagtatagactagcggccgcccgcgacttcgtacgcgtggatcccgtttaaggcctcagcctcgaacttagcgggcagcggggcggcggcggcggtggcgcgggagcggggcgggcaacgcagacccgttctcgaaaccagcgggcagctcgcgcggcgctttagcggcgaagtgttgtgttcggggttgtgttgtcgagatatttgtttttattcgcgaacgaaatgtctgaacaacggcgacaattttatttcgattcaaatttattccttacgctcgatttattgtgggcaaaagaaggagtgcgctgcccgctcgttgcccgctccctcgccgttgcccgctccggcgccgctaccgcgccgctgttttcgagaaccggtctatttgattttacgcataagatcctgccgcttccgccccgccgccgctcccgcgccgctgcccgctaagttcgaggctgagacCTTACCCCCTTCATcaatcttacgcggtttagattttttcatacaaatattttttcccgctaattcctgttcccgtgcgaatttcgggaattcctttcttagtgcacctctacggtacctaagctacgtcccttccaaatttcaagtgcctacgtttagccgtttaggctgtgcgttgacatgtcactaagtcagtcagttatacagggtgttaggtaaatgggtatatgagccgacactagcccatgttaacatatgcatataaatggtatggtgaagtcagaaaattgatatcataattttaattattttaattttcatacaaatctgattttataaattttattttgtatgaacatttaaaaaattaaaatgagaatatcaattttctgacttcaccataccatttatatgcatatgttaacatgggctagtgtcggctcatatacccatttacctaacacgcTGTATAATACATATAACCAAACCAAACCTGCatgtacctattttatttgtgaCCTAAGTGTACCTATgatatgtaaattttatttttaagcttgtAAGCGCTTTGGACCTGCTCTGTAAGCTTACAAGTGTtttgcattaataaataaataaataaacaaagccaAAAACAAAGTTCCTAATATTCTAACAGGATCATAAAACGTGTTTACAATAAACGttgtcactagcgagcgcggtAAAAAGAtattagttcttgaaagtttccgataggggcgctgtacaatccgccataatttttttttatttaatttctttttttaccACACAGGCTCACCTAATGGTGGAGTTTGTTATCTGTATTtcgagttattattatttaaaggttGTTTTTTTTGAGGTATACAACTTTAAATTGCTTAACACTGTTTCTAGTGATAGTTTATTTGATAGTTGGTGGTATATTTGTGGTCAGTATGTTTTGAACAACACTTGCAAATtgtgcaaaaatgtattttaaaaatcgtGGTTcagttttccatacaaacatcCATATTACGGTCGACGTAATTTTCGTAACTTTTTATTCCTCAGATGAATGATATTGATGCTTAATTTATGCTATACATTTTATTCAATAGgtcacaatttttaactaaatatgaGAAAGTATCAAAATGTCAAACTCACAGCCAGTTCTTCCACGTCTTGGGCTCTTCCAGACAGCAGTCCCTGCAGCCCTCAGCTTGGACTCTTCTCAGAGGAGCATCACTGATTATCTATAATACTTTTAGgaagtataaaataatacacaAAAGTAAAGGAATAAAGAAATGCatttaaaatgtgaaaaatttacagattatatACCCTGCACTCACTTTACAAACAGCATTGCTTGTGAAGTAGACATTAGTTTTCCGACAGAGGCCATGGCCTTTGCTCATAGTGAAAGAGACTCAAGATAATGTCCTTCAGCATAGTTTTAAACACTTGTTTATATAATTTAACCATTCAGgcaggtatttttttatatccaaTACACTATACAGTAAATATAGTGAGTGCAGGGTCctaagaatattaaataaatgtttaaatctacaaacataatataaaaatttagATAGCTTTTAGATCCTCAGGTAGGTCATTCTTCGGGTGTTTGTTTTCAAAATGTTGCTTGTAGGTCTTGGGGTCAGGCATTTGGGCCTGTAAAAAAAAGGAATGATTTAAgagaaatgtaaaaaaaaaacaaaatatggaTATAAATAAAAGCCATTGTTctttatttaagaaaaatatttaattaaaagagAAGAATGAATTTAGTTACCTTGCAAACAACGCAGACATGCACAAGTGCCTTTTGAGCAGCCTTTTTCTGGTCGGTGGCGCTGTGCCCCTGCTGCTTCTTCATCTTGGACTGCTTCTCAGCAGCCTTGGCTTGGGACTGGATCTTCTGCTGCCCACGTGCCATATCTTAGG
Proteins encoded in this window:
- the LOC135074348 gene encoding zinc finger protein 706-like, which translates into the protein MARGQQKIQSQAKAAEKQSKMKKQQGHSATDQKKAAQKALVHVCVVCKAQMPDPKTYKQHFENKHPKNDLPEDLKAI
- the LOC135074055 gene encoding DNA repair protein complementing XP-A cells homolog isoform X2, with protein sequence MQQSQTRSMRVTTERRPRTRSMRVTTERRPRTRRARSCRRRSARASSATGCARAPCRTPASTGIEVEENVKTLTVGGTRLVDSGGGFLLEEAEAPPPPRVARDAPVVDPSERPTCMDCERTFPQSYLFDTFGYGVCDSCRDEDGAHSLLTRTEAKSEFRLKDCDLDLRPPPLRCVRRRNPHRGARSDMRLYLRAQVEARAREVWGSEEALERERERRTAARARAGQKAAARRLRALRMDTRSSLFDRAHAAHAHRFGPERHDAAADEYARTCLDCGHVETYEKM
- the LOC135074055 gene encoding DNA repair protein complementing XP-A cells homolog isoform X1, whose protein sequence is MAAEINGSSNAAITDEIDACDDGEAPPDEVDACDDGEAPADEARPQLSAAQRARIERNRLRARALQDARLVRRPPKTGIEVEENVKTLTVGGTRLVDSGGGFLLEEAEAPPPPRVARDAPVVDPSERPTCMDCERTFPQSYLFDTFGYGVCDSCRDEDGAHSLLTRTEAKSEFRLKDCDLDLRPPPLRCVRRRNPHRGARSDMRLYLRAQVEARAREVWGSEEALERERERRTAARARAGQKAAARRLRALRMDTRSSLFDRAHAAHAHRFGPERHDAAADEYARTCLDCGHVETYEKM